The following proteins are co-located in the Bacteroidales bacterium genome:
- the trmD gene encoding tRNA (guanosine(37)-N1)-methyltransferase TrmD, with the protein MRIDIITVLPELLESPFNHSIVKRAREKGLVEINIINLRDFTTDKYKTVDDYAFGGGAGMVMMIEPVYKAIEKLKSERVYDEIIYTSPDGEKFSQKMANQLSLLNNIIILAGHYKGVDQRIREYLVTKEISIGDYVLSGGELPAAAITDAIVRLIPGAISDEQSALSDSFQDDLLAPPVYTRPADFNGWKVPSVLLSGHAANIDRWRHEQSEERTQRLRPDLSGNEGEKG; encoded by the coding sequence ATGAGAATTGACATCATTACAGTCCTTCCGGAATTGCTCGAGAGTCCGTTCAATCATTCAATTGTCAAAAGGGCAAGGGAGAAAGGGCTTGTAGAAATCAATATTATCAATCTTCGCGATTTTACAACTGATAAGTATAAAACCGTGGACGATTATGCTTTTGGCGGAGGAGCCGGAATGGTGATGATGATTGAGCCGGTTTACAAGGCAATAGAAAAGCTGAAAAGTGAAAGAGTCTATGATGAGATAATCTACACATCGCCTGATGGGGAAAAGTTCAGCCAGAAAATGGCAAACCAGCTTTCGTTACTTAACAACATAATAATCCTTGCAGGTCATTATAAAGGTGTTGATCAGCGGATCCGTGAATACCTGGTAACAAAAGAAATATCAATCGGTGATTATGTTCTTTCAGGAGGAGAACTACCTGCAGCCGCAATTACTGACGCTATTGTCAGACTTATTCCCGGTGCTATCTCCGACGAACAGTCAGCCCTCTCCGACTCTTTTCAGGATGATCTTCTTGCACCTCCGGTTTACACAAGACCTGCTGATTTCAACGGATGGAAGGTGCCTTCTGTTCTTCTTTCGGGACATGCAGCCAATATTGATAGATGGAGGCATGAGCAGTCGGAAGAACGAACTCAAAGGCTCAGACCGGACCTGTCAGGGAATGAAGGGGAGAAAGGGTGA
- a CDS encoding YkgJ family cysteine cluster protein, with translation MNCRENCGACCIALSISSPIPGMPDGKPAGVRCIHLTDDYRCAIYNNGKPQVCEGFTAEEEFCGNNQEEAMRILGSLSM, from the coding sequence ATGAATTGTCGTGAAAACTGCGGTGCCTGCTGTATCGCCTTATCAATTTCTTCTCCGATCCCCGGAATGCCTGATGGCAAACCGGCAGGAGTGAGGTGCATTCACCTTACGGATGATTACAGATGTGCTATTTACAATAATGGTAAACCCCAGGTATGCGAAGGATTTACAGCTGAAGAGGAGTTTTGCGGCAATAATCAGGAGGAAGCTATGAGGATTCTGGGATCGCTTTCAATGTAG
- a CDS encoding transposase: protein MRRKVNQFTDEFKFMVIQEYLNTDISRKELQEKHGFRGNSAVSDWMRKFGGNKVTDEQISIQKTMSKEVDKTPQERKLEAKIKELEKALEQERLRTLALNTMINIAERDLKISIRKKSGTKQ, encoded by the coding sequence ATGAGAAGGAAAGTAAATCAATTCACGGATGAATTCAAGTTTATGGTTATTCAGGAGTATTTGAATACAGACATAAGCCGAAAGGAGTTACAGGAAAAGCATGGTTTTCGAGGAAATAGCGCTGTTTCCGATTGGATGCGTAAATTTGGTGGCAATAAAGTCACTGATGAACAGATAAGCATTCAAAAGACTATGTCAAAAGAAGTAGATAAAACGCCACAAGAGCGTAAGTTAGAGGCAAAGATCAAAGAATTGGAGAAAGCCCTAGAGCAAGAACGACTGCGGACTCTGGCTCTAAATACTATGATTAATATTGCAGAGAGGGATTTAAAAATTTCAATAAGAAAAAAGTCTGGAACCAAACAGTAA
- a CDS encoding IS3 family transposase gives MDQGYKVEPLCGLFGYSRQAYYQQMNYNYKEVVKSEILLQLVARERQLMPRLGGRKLLYKLQDRLPQELQLGRDSFFNFLREKGLLVRRKRYRAKTTFSNHWLRKYPNLIKDFTPNGPHQLWVSDITYIETDEGFTYLFLITDAYSRKIIGWSIADTLEAKHAIIALYMALCQLPAGIKNVFHHSDRGGQYCCEQYVNLLQKNDFQISMTESGDPLENAIAERINGILKTEWIYDLKIKTKAKAKEEVNKIISIYNNDRPHDSLDKFTPNQAHKHSGVLKRQWKNYWKQREAYQKDEKSLVL, from the coding sequence ATGGATCAAGGTTATAAAGTAGAGCCATTGTGCGGACTGTTTGGTTATAGTAGGCAAGCTTACTATCAGCAGATGAATTATAATTACAAGGAAGTGGTAAAATCAGAGATCCTATTACAGTTAGTTGCCAGGGAACGCCAGTTAATGCCTCGCCTTGGTGGTCGAAAGCTGCTTTACAAGCTGCAAGATCGTTTGCCACAAGAACTTCAATTGGGAAGAGACTCGTTCTTTAATTTTCTCCGAGAGAAAGGATTATTAGTCCGCAGAAAGAGATATAGGGCAAAAACCACCTTCTCAAATCACTGGCTTCGTAAATATCCTAACCTGATAAAAGACTTTACCCCAAATGGGCCTCATCAGCTATGGGTTAGCGATATAACTTATATTGAAACGGATGAGGGATTTACTTATCTTTTTCTTATTACTGATGCTTATTCAAGAAAAATAATAGGCTGGAGCATTGCAGATACATTAGAAGCCAAACATGCTATTATTGCATTGTATATGGCTTTATGCCAGCTACCAGCCGGAATTAAAAATGTGTTTCATCACTCAGACAGAGGCGGTCAGTATTGCTGTGAGCAGTATGTAAATTTATTACAGAAAAATGACTTTCAGATTAGCATGACTGAAAGTGGCGATCCACTTGAAAACGCCATTGCAGAGCGGATTAACGGCATTTTAAAAACAGAATGGATATATGATCTTAAGATTAAAACCAAAGCAAAAGCAAAAGAAGAAGTTAATAAGATTATAAGCATTTATAATAATGATCGGCCACATGATAGTCTGGATAAATTTACCCCAAATCAAGCACACAAACACTCAGGGGTACTTAAGAGACAATGGAAAAACTACTGGAAACAGAGAGAAGCATATCAAAAAGATGAAAAAAGTTTAGTTTTGTAG